A stretch of the Phyllopteryx taeniolatus isolate TA_2022b chromosome 5, UOR_Ptae_1.2, whole genome shotgun sequence genome encodes the following:
- the avpr1aa gene encoding arginine vasopressin receptor 1Aa, which yields MGSPGGNGSVPRNGSDPFARNEDVAQMEILVLSVTFVVAVVGNVSVLLAMHNTKRKMSRVHLFIRHLSLADLVVAFFQVLPQLCWDITFRFYGPDFLCRIVKHLQVTGMFASTYMMVMMTVDRYIAICHPLKTLQQPTRRSCVMIVSTWTCSLVLSAPQVFIFSLSEIQNGTGVRDCWAHFIEPWGARAYITWITVGIFLVPVVILVVCYGFICHSIWRNIKYKKRKRAGNKDGLIGKNSVSSITTISRAKLRTVKMTFVIVLAYIVCWAPFFTVQMWSVWDDKLWFTDSQNTAVTLTALLASLNSCCNPWIYMIFSGHLLQDFVHCLPCCQRMNTDFRKEDSDSSLRRTTLLTKATNRSPTDSSGNWKELDNYPKSSAQAE from the exons ATGGGCAGCCCCGGCGGCAACGGCAGCGTCCCCCGCAACGGCTCGGACCCGTTTGCTCGCAACGAGGACGTCGCGCAGATGGAGATCCTGGTGCTGAGCGTCACCTTCGTGGTGGCCGTCGTGGGCAACGTGAGCGTCCTGCTGGCCATGCACAACACCAAGAGGAAGATGTCACGCGTGCACCTCTTCATCCGCCACCTGAGCCTGGCCGACCTGGTGGTGGCCTTCTTCCAGGTTTTGCCTCAGCTGTGCTGGGACATCACGTTCCGCTTCTACGGGCCGGACTTCCTGTGCCGGATCGTCAAGCACCTGCAGGTGACCGGCATGTTCGCGTCCACCTACATGATGGTAATGATGACCGTGGACCGCTACATCGCCATCTGCCACCCGCTCAAGACGCTGCAACAGCCCACGCGGCGCTCGTGCGTCATGATCGTGTCGACGTGGACGTGCAGCCTGGTGCTGAGCGCCCCGCAGGTGTTCATCTTCTCCCTGAGCGAGATCCAGAACGGCACCGGCGTCCGGGACTGCTGGGCGCACTTCATCGAGCCGTGGGGTGCGCGCGCCTACATCACCTGGATCACCGTGGGCATCTTCCTGGTGCCCGTGGTCATCCTGGTGGTGTGCTACGGCTTCATCTGCCACAGCATCTGGAGGAACATCAAGTACAAGAAGAGGAAGCGCGCGGGCAACAAGGACGGGCTCATCGGCAAGAACTCTGTCAGCAGCATCACCACCATCTCCAGGGCCAAGCTGAGGACCGTCAAGATGACCTTCGTCATTGTGCTCGCCTACATCGTGTGCTGGGCGCCCTTCTTCACCGTGCAAATGTGGTCAGTGTGGGATGACAAGCTCTGGTTCACCG aTTCCCAGAATACGGCGGTTACTCTGACGGCACTGCTGGCCAGCCTGAACAGCTGCTGCAACCCGTGGATCTACATGATCTTCAGCGGCCACCTCCTGCAGGACTTTGTGCACTGCCTGCCCTGCTGCCAGCGAATGAACACCGACTTCCGCAAGGAGGACTCAGACAGCAGCCTGCGCAGGACCACGCTGCTCACCAAGGCCACCAATCGGAGCCCCACTGACAGTTCCGGCAACTGGAAGGAGCTGGACAATTACCCCAAATCCTCCGCTCAGGCCGAATAA